A stretch of Oryza brachyantha chromosome 4, ObraRS2, whole genome shotgun sequence DNA encodes these proteins:
- the LOC102709833 gene encoding cyclic pyranopterin monophosphate synthase, mitochondrial isoform X1: MPHLHFTEALQANLITMSIFRSLLPTVPRKNGWRCFVTGFPSDTIAELNKEMESVFGESPAPSPLGSSPPQQPARPTNGSGGGQPVLTHVDSSGQAKMVDVSSKNDSTRVAVATCRVLLGQKAFDLVASNQIAKGDVLTVAKIAGITGAKQTSNLIPLCHNLNISHVRVDLTLNEEDSSVMIEGEASTNGKTGVEMEAMTAVAIAGLTVYDMCKAVSKNICITDICLQHKSGGKSGSWSRS, translated from the exons ATGCCTCACCTTCATTTTACCG AAGCATTGCAGGCTAACTTGATTACAATGTCCATCTTCCGCTCCCTTCTTCCAACAGTACCAAGAAAGAATGGTTGGAGATGCTTTGTTACTGGGTTTCCTTCCGATACTATAGCGGAGCTCAACAAG GAAATGGAATCTGTGTTTGGTGAGTCTCCTGCACCCAGTCCTTTAGGTTCATCTCCTCCTCAGCAACCAGCAAGACCCACTAATGGATCTGGGGGTGGACAACCAGTGCTTACTCATGTTGATAGCAGTGGCCAGGCAAAGATGGTTGATGTCTCCTCCAAAAACGACAGCACAAGAGTTGCTGTAGCCACTTGCAGGGTCTTGCTAGGCCAGAAGGCATTTGATTTGGTAGCATCAAACCAGATTGCCAAAGGAGATGTTCTAACTGTCGCAAAGATTGCTGGAATAACTGGTGCGAAGCAAACCAGCAACCTCATACCATTGTGCCATAACCTTAATATTTCCCATGTTCGTGTTGACCTTACTCTTAATGAAGAAGATTCTAGTGTTATGATAGAAGGAGAAGCTTCAACCAATGGCAAGACAGGGGTTGAGATGGAAGCAATGACAGCGGTAGCCATTGCTGGTCTCACAGTTTATGACATGTGCAAAGCTGTTTCAAAGAACATTTGCATAACAGACATCTGTCTCCAACACAAATCTGGTGGAAAGAGTGGAAGCTGGTCAAGAAGTTAG
- the LOC102709833 gene encoding cyclic pyranopterin monophosphate synthase, mitochondrial isoform X2, protein MSIFRSLLPTVPRKNGWRCFVTGFPSDTIAELNKEMESVFGESPAPSPLGSSPPQQPARPTNGSGGGQPVLTHVDSSGQAKMVDVSSKNDSTRVAVATCRVLLGQKAFDLVASNQIAKGDVLTVAKIAGITGAKQTSNLIPLCHNLNISHVRVDLTLNEEDSSVMIEGEASTNGKTGVEMEAMTAVAIAGLTVYDMCKAVSKNICITDICLQHKSGGKSGSWSRS, encoded by the exons ATGTCCATCTTCCGCTCCCTTCTTCCAACAGTACCAAGAAAGAATGGTTGGAGATGCTTTGTTACTGGGTTTCCTTCCGATACTATAGCGGAGCTCAACAAG GAAATGGAATCTGTGTTTGGTGAGTCTCCTGCACCCAGTCCTTTAGGTTCATCTCCTCCTCAGCAACCAGCAAGACCCACTAATGGATCTGGGGGTGGACAACCAGTGCTTACTCATGTTGATAGCAGTGGCCAGGCAAAGATGGTTGATGTCTCCTCCAAAAACGACAGCACAAGAGTTGCTGTAGCCACTTGCAGGGTCTTGCTAGGCCAGAAGGCATTTGATTTGGTAGCATCAAACCAGATTGCCAAAGGAGATGTTCTAACTGTCGCAAAGATTGCTGGAATAACTGGTGCGAAGCAAACCAGCAACCTCATACCATTGTGCCATAACCTTAATATTTCCCATGTTCGTGTTGACCTTACTCTTAATGAAGAAGATTCTAGTGTTATGATAGAAGGAGAAGCTTCAACCAATGGCAAGACAGGGGTTGAGATGGAAGCAATGACAGCGGTAGCCATTGCTGGTCTCACAGTTTATGACATGTGCAAAGCTGTTTCAAAGAACATTTGCATAACAGACATCTGTCTCCAACACAAATCTGGTGGAAAGAGTGGAAGCTGGTCAAGAAGTTAG